CCGCGCGGCGGAGGCGTCGACGCGGGCCGAGGAAGCGGGTGCCGCGCTCGGCCGGGGCCGGGGGTGCGTCGTGCGGATACGGGCGGCCTGGGCACGCCTGGCGCCGGGCTCGCTGTGCGCGGCGCGGTGGAGGGCGGCGGTGACGGCCGCGTGCTTGGCATCCAGCGGGGTGGGAGCGCCCGTTCGCGGCTGGGCTCGGGCGGTGACCGGTTCGAGGCGGACGAGGTGCTCGACGTCCCGGTGGATCATGTGGCGCTCGCGCACGATGGGAGTGGGGTCGTTCAGCGCGGTGGCGGTGGCGGCGATGAGGTGGCTGGGGGTGTCGGAGCTGAAGGTCGCCTCGGCCCGGGTGAGGTACCCCTCCGGCCCGGCCCACAGCACCACGGTTTCGTCCTCGCGGCCGTAGCTGCGGGTGTCGATCCAGGCCCCGGCCTGCCCATCGGGCGCCTGCAGTTCCACCGTGCCGGGCTCGGAGGTTTCCAGCCTCTCCCACCCCGCGTCGAGCAGGGGGGCGACGTTGTCGTCCCAGTAGATCGACGGCCGTGCCAGGAAGTGTTCCGCGTCCGGTTCCCAGTCCCGCGCCAGCGCACTGGTGAAACCGGCGGTGATCTCCGGTGGAAAGTTCTGGTTGAAGAGGGCCGTCCAGCGGACGGGGCCGACGGCGTCCTCGGCTGCGGTGACTTTGACGGGGTCGTAGTCGTCGCCGAACCAGCCGATCCTGATCCGGCCGTCAGGGCTGGTGTGCAGAAGTTGGCAGAGATTGTCGTCGTCGGGGTCGTGGCGGGGCCAATGGCTGACCGGGGTGAAAGCAGGATCACCGGAGAAGCCCATTCCGGCGAGGTAGCGCGGGGTGACTCGGTACTCGCGCCAGCGCTCGTCCTCTGGCTGATCAGACATGAAAGGCGTTCCGTTTCGAAGAAGCCGGTCACCGCACGCGCCGCGGACGCTGTTGCGGCGCGGAGGCGTCCGGGGCCGGTGCGGCAGGTTCGGTACGGCGGTCGAAGGCGTGGGCGGAGCGGGAACGGGCGGCGTGGGCCCGGCGCACGTGCGGGTCGCCATCCGTGTGCTGGTGTTCGCGTTGCAGGCGCCGGGCTGCGGCGTTGTAGGCGGCGTGGTCCTGCCGTTCGCCGACGGACAGCAGGTAGATCTCCCGCTTGTGCTGGGAGGAGGCGGGGGCGTCGCGGTACTGGATGACCATCCGCCACCTGGTCTGCGGGTCGACGTAGACCTTGTGGCAGCCCGCCAGCTCCCGCTGGAGCGCGGCTCCGCGTTCGTTGCCGTGCACCAGGTGCTGCAGCTCCAGCAGCGCCAGGTCCCGGATCTTCTCCGGCACATCGCGCAGATCGGCGAGAGCTTCGGGGTGCGCGGCGAAGGCGTAGCGGGCGCTCACGAGAGCCCCCTGGAACGGGCAAGACCCGTATCGGGCGCCGCAGTGACCCCCGGCAAGGGCAGCTGGGTGCTGGCCGTGGCGCTGGTAGTGGTCCGGATGAGGGCTGCGGCGGCCCGACGGTCGACGGTGTTGCTCGCGGGCGCGGGCGCGGGCGCGGGCGTGGGGGCCAGGGGCAGCGGCGTGTCCCGGTCCCGCAGCCATGCGTCGGCCGCCTCCGCGCCGGCGAACGCCCCCTCGCGCACCGTGTACGTGGCGAGGGACGGGGAGGTCTCTTCCAGGAAGAGCCGGTAGGGCCGCTCGGCCGAGTCGGGATGGCCGTCGTGGACGAGGGCACTGACCTCGACGCCCTCGTTGAAGCTGCAGGGGTTGTGCGTGTAGTGGTCCAGCAGCGTGTACCGGCCGCCCAGATTGGCGCGCAGCATGTCCTCCAGCCGGGAGGTGAGCCCATCGGTCGGGCGCGGGCCGGGCGCGGCGCCCAGCTCGATCGCATCGGGCGGACAGCCACGGGAGATGAGCCAGTTCTGCGTGATCGGCACGGTGGGCTGCCGGATGTGTTCGAAGGCGAAGGTGCCCTCGAACAGATCACGCTGCACGCGCATCCCGACGTACTCGGCCGTACCGGGAACGCCCCAGACGGCAGTGCTGTCGTAGAGCAGCAGAAAGGTATTGCCCTT
This sequence is a window from Streptomyces sp. NBC_01775. Protein-coding genes within it:
- a CDS encoding DUF317 domain-containing protein → MSDQPEDERWREYRVTPRYLAGMGFSGDPAFTPVSHWPRHDPDDDNLCQLLHTSPDGRIRIGWFGDDYDPVKVTAAEDAVGPVRWTALFNQNFPPEITAGFTSALARDWEPDAEHFLARPSIYWDDNVAPLLDAGWERLETSEPGTVELQAPDGQAGAWIDTRSYGREDETVVLWAGPEGYLTRAEATFSSDTPSHLIAATATALNDPTPIVRERHMIHRDVEHLVRLEPVTARAQPRTGAPTPLDAKHAAVTAALHRAAHSEPGARRAQAARIRTTHPRPRPSAAPASSARVDASAARTATRPRR